The following coding sequences are from one Streptomyces sp. NBC_01232 window:
- a CDS encoding ABC transporter ATP-binding protein — translation MSDLDLLHLRGVSKHFGSFTAVDEVSLTVRAGARHAIIGPNGAGKSTLFGLISGTLTTSTGTITLDGRDVTRLPVHRRVGLGTAATFQHSSLFMRETVLENVLLAALLRTGAGAGTGLGGWRKVSARAEALARARTLLERVGLPDRHDLAAAALSHGERRQLEVAVALATEPRLLLMDEPAAGMSPAETQRLTELIAALPDEVTVLLVEHDLDMVFELADTVTVMHLGRHLTTGTPDQVRASAEVQQAYLGTTTEVSS, via the coding sequence GTGAGCGATCTCGACCTACTGCACCTACGCGGAGTGTCGAAGCACTTCGGGTCCTTCACCGCCGTCGACGAGGTGTCCCTCACCGTGCGTGCCGGCGCGCGGCACGCGATCATCGGCCCCAACGGCGCCGGAAAATCAACGCTGTTCGGCCTCATCTCCGGAACCCTGACCACCAGTACCGGAACCATCACCCTGGACGGGCGGGACGTGACCCGGCTGCCCGTGCACCGCCGGGTCGGACTCGGAACGGCCGCGACCTTCCAGCACTCCAGCCTGTTCATGCGGGAGACCGTGCTGGAGAACGTCCTGCTCGCCGCCCTGCTCCGGACGGGGGCGGGGGCCGGGACGGGGCTCGGCGGATGGCGGAAGGTGAGTGCCCGGGCGGAGGCCCTCGCACGGGCACGCACCCTGCTGGAACGCGTGGGGCTGCCCGACCGGCACGACCTCGCGGCGGCCGCCCTCTCCCACGGCGAACGGCGGCAGCTCGAAGTCGCCGTCGCGCTGGCCACCGAACCGCGGCTGCTGCTCATGGACGAACCGGCCGCCGGCATGTCACCGGCGGAGACGCAGCGCCTCACGGAACTGATCGCGGCGCTGCCCGACGAGGTGACCGTGCTCCTCGTCGAACACGACCTCGACATGGTCTTCGAACTCGCCGACACCGTCACCGTCATGCACCTCGGCCGGCACCTCACCACCGGCACACCGGATCAGGTGCGGGCCTCCGCCGAGGTCCAGCAGGCCTACCTGGGCACCACCACGGAGGTCTCCTCGTGA